Proteins from a single region of Chaetodon trifascialis isolate fChaTrf1 chromosome 10, fChaTrf1.hap1, whole genome shotgun sequence:
- the foxb1a gene encoding forkhead box protein B1a — translation MPRPGRNTYSDQKPPYSYISLTAMAIQSCPEKMLPLSEIYKFIMDRFPYYRENTQRWQNSLRHNLSFNDCFIKIPRRPDQPGKGSFWALHPSCGDMFENGSFLRRRKRFKVLTSSDHLAPSKQSDAAHYLQQQAKLRLSALAATGTHLPQMSTYNLGVSQSSTFKHPFAIENIIAREYKVPGSLAFSTMQSMSAGYPLHNQLTTAWPHMYNTSVIDTAAPISMASSDYSAYGMPIKSLCHGGQSLPAIPVPIKPTPTSMPGFSALPPHIPAFLSNSPQSLSPTSPQTATSQSSPATPSETLTSPSTLQSVAVH, via the coding sequence ATGCCTCGTCCGGGAAGAAACACGTACAGCGATCAGAAGCCACCTTACTCCTACATCTCCCTCACTGCCATGGCGATCCAGAGCTGCCCAGAGAAGATGCTGCCTCTCAGTGAAATTTACAAGTTCATCATGGATAGATTCCCCTATTATAGAGAAAACACCCAGCGGTGGCAGAACTCTCTGCGGCACAACCTGTCCTTCAACGACTGTTTTATTAAAATCCCCCGGCGCCCGGATCAGCCAGGTAAGGGCAGTTTCTGGGCTCTGCATCCCAGCTGCGGGGACATGTTTGAGAACGGAAGTTTCTTGAGACGCCGCAAAAGGTTCAAAGTGTTGACCTCATCCGATCACTTGGCTCCGAGTAAGCAGTCGGATGCTGCCCATTACCTCCAGCAGCAAGCCAAGCTGAGGCTGAGCGCCCTGGCAGCCACTGGCACGCACCTTCCCCAGATGTCAACTTACAACCTCGGAGTGTCTCAGTCGTCAACTTTTAAGCATCCGTTTGCCATCGAGAACATCATCGCCAGAGAGTACAAGGTCCCCGGAAGTCTGGCGTTCTCCACCATGCAGTCCATGTCCGCCGGGTACCCGCTCCACAACCAGCTGACGACAGCCTGGCCCCACATGTACAACACCAGCGTGATTGACACGGCGGCCCCCATCTCCATGGCGAGCAGCGACTACAGTGCCTATGGCATGCCCATCAAGTCCCTGTGTCACGGGGGACAGTCCTTACCGGCTATTCCTGTGCCAATCAAGCCCACCCCGACCTCCATGCCCGGTTTCTCGGCGTTACCTCCACACATCCCCGCCTTTCTATCAAACTCTCCACAGTCTCTGAGCCCGACGTCCCCACAGACAGCGACGAGCCAAAGCAGCCCGGCGACCCCGAGCGAGACTCTGACGAGCCCCTCCACACTGCAGTCTGTGGCTGTGCACTGA